A window from Candidatus Eremiobacterota bacterium encodes these proteins:
- the preA gene encoding NAD-dependent dihydropyrimidine dehydrogenase subunit PreA, which produces MADLSIDLAGIRSPNPFWLASAPPTNSGYQVMRAFAAGWGGAVWKTLALEPIVNVTSRFAGMNVGAYRMAGMNNIELITDRPLEDNLREIAECKAAYPDRAIVVSLMTECTQASWHELIARCETVPVDGFELNFGCPHGMSERGQGAAVGQDPELIEMVTRWAKEAAHVPVIVKLTPNVTDVRYAARAAAKGGADAISLINTINSLIGVDLDTWLPIPHVDRQSSHGGYCGPAVKPIALNMVGACAKDAQVGIPISGIGGISDWRDAVEFMLMGSSTVQVCTAVMHHGFRIVGDMIDGLNNYLDARGVASVREIVGKTVPRFVDWNDLNLDYKIVARIDPDLCIRCNKCYIACEDAAHQCIDRPADPKLAPVVDEEHCVGCNLCQMVCPVVDCIEMVRVDAGDTVHTWRERLTSVPS; this is translated from the coding sequence ATGGCCGACCTGTCGATCGATCTGGCTGGAATTCGCAGCCCGAACCCGTTCTGGCTCGCCTCCGCGCCGCCGACGAACTCGGGCTATCAGGTGATGCGCGCGTTCGCCGCCGGCTGGGGCGGCGCGGTGTGGAAGACGCTCGCGCTCGAGCCGATCGTGAACGTCACCTCGCGCTTCGCCGGGATGAACGTCGGCGCGTACCGCATGGCCGGGATGAACAACATCGAGCTCATCACCGACCGTCCGCTCGAAGACAACTTGCGCGAGATCGCGGAATGCAAGGCGGCGTATCCCGACCGCGCGATCGTCGTTTCGCTGATGACCGAGTGCACGCAGGCCAGCTGGCACGAGCTGATCGCGCGCTGCGAGACGGTGCCGGTCGACGGCTTCGAGCTAAACTTCGGCTGCCCGCACGGGATGTCGGAGCGCGGGCAGGGCGCGGCGGTCGGGCAAGACCCCGAATTGATCGAGATGGTGACGCGCTGGGCGAAGGAGGCCGCGCACGTCCCCGTCATCGTGAAGCTCACGCCGAACGTCACCGACGTGCGCTACGCCGCGCGCGCGGCGGCGAAGGGCGGCGCCGACGCGATCAGCCTGATCAACACGATCAACTCGCTGATCGGCGTCGACCTGGACACCTGGCTGCCGATCCCGCACGTCGACCGGCAGTCCTCGCACGGCGGCTACTGCGGCCCGGCGGTGAAGCCGATCGCGCTCAACATGGTCGGCGCGTGCGCGAAGGACGCACAGGTCGGTATCCCGATCTCGGGGATCGGCGGGATCTCCGACTGGCGCGACGCGGTTGAGTTCATGCTAATGGGCTCGTCGACGGTGCAGGTCTGCACGGCGGTGATGCACCACGGCTTCCGGATCGTCGGCGACATGATCGACGGATTGAACAACTACCTCGACGCGCGCGGCGTCGCCTCGGTCCGCGAGATCGTCGGCAAGACGGTCCCGCGCTTCGTCGACTGGAACGATCTCAACCTCGACTACAAGATCGTCGCGCGGATCGACCCCGACCTTTGCATCCGCTGCAACAAGTGCTACATCGCCTGCGAGGACGCCGCGCACCAGTGCATCGACCGCCCGGCCGACCCAAAGCTCGCGCCGGTCGTCGACGAGGAGCACTGCGTCGGCTGCAACCTATGCCAGATGGTCTGCCCGGTGGTGGACTGCATCGAGATGGTGCGCGTCGACGCCGGCGACACCGTTCACACCTGGAGAGAGAGGCTCACATCAGTACCGTCGTAA
- a CDS encoding NAD(P)-dependent oxidoreductase — protein MTLQRRLSALGGCLAFPSVSLGPPIAKRLSRMEVEIEANRCLNCYDAPCTRACPTSIDVPRFIGRIATGDLLGSAQTIMDANPVGASCARVCPTDQLCEGACVYNADHNPIRIGDLQRYATDWAIRENVRLFEPGPPSGKRVAVVGGGPAGLAAARELARMGHAVTIFERDEAAGGLDTYGIVPFRLPAEIALWEVEQVRALGVEIRTGVAVGETISAEDVLAQHDAVVLTVGMGNVPRLGIEGEDAIGVWDALDFIRVAKMGGDVGVLGDAVAIIGGGNTAIDAATCSRRLGVPSVTMYYRRGAERMTAYDFEVEFAQVEGVEFRTYVLPKRILVRDGRVAGLELISTAPDNSARPLPGTERVVAADTVILAIGQTRHTALFDAFGVTHDVNGIALVDEHMRTNRPNVFAAGDCMFVPGGVDAMVVEAAQRGKIAAQSADAALRAEVR, from the coding sequence ATGACGCTTCAACGACGTCTCTCCGCGCTTGGAGGATGCTTGGCTTTTCCGTCAGTGAGCTTGGGGCCGCCGATCGCGAAGCGGTTGTCCCGCATGGAAGTCGAGATCGAGGCGAACCGCTGCCTCAACTGCTACGACGCGCCCTGCACCCGCGCGTGCCCGACCTCGATCGACGTGCCGCGCTTCATCGGCCGCATCGCGACCGGCGATCTGCTCGGCAGCGCGCAGACGATCATGGACGCGAACCCGGTCGGCGCCAGCTGCGCGCGCGTCTGCCCGACCGACCAGCTCTGCGAGGGCGCCTGCGTCTACAACGCCGACCACAACCCCATCCGGATCGGCGACCTGCAGCGCTACGCGACCGACTGGGCGATCCGCGAGAACGTGCGGCTCTTCGAGCCCGGACCGCCGAGCGGAAAGCGCGTGGCCGTGGTCGGCGGAGGTCCGGCGGGGCTTGCGGCGGCGCGCGAGCTCGCGCGGATGGGGCACGCGGTGACGATCTTCGAGCGCGACGAGGCGGCGGGCGGGCTGGACACGTACGGCATCGTTCCGTTTCGCCTCCCGGCCGAGATCGCGCTGTGGGAGGTCGAGCAGGTGCGCGCGCTCGGCGTGGAGATCCGCACCGGCGTCGCGGTCGGCGAGACGATCTCCGCGGAGGACGTGCTCGCGCAGCACGATGCGGTGGTGCTGACGGTCGGAATGGGGAACGTGCCGCGCCTCGGGATCGAAGGCGAAGATGCAATCGGCGTGTGGGATGCGCTGGACTTCATCCGCGTCGCGAAGATGGGCGGCGACGTCGGCGTGCTCGGCGACGCCGTCGCGATCATCGGCGGCGGCAACACCGCGATCGACGCGGCGACCTGCTCGCGCCGGCTTGGTGTTCCCTCCGTGACGATGTACTACCGGCGCGGCGCGGAGCGGATGACCGCGTACGATTTCGAGGTGGAGTTCGCGCAGGTCGAAGGCGTCGAGTTTCGCACGTACGTGCTGCCGAAGCGGATCCTCGTGCGTGACGGGCGGGTCGCGGGACTCGAGCTGATCTCGACCGCACCGGACAACAGCGCGCGACCGCTCCCCGGCACCGAGCGCGTCGTCGCGGCCGACACGGTCATCCTGGCGATCGGCCAGACGCGGCACACCGCGCTGTTCGACGCGTTCGGCGTCACGCACGACGTCAACGGGATCGCGCTCGTCGACGAGCACATGCGCACCAACCGCCCGAACGTCTTCGCCGCCGGCGACTGCATGTTCGTCCCGGGCGGCGTCGACGCGATGGTCGTCGAAGCGGCGCAGCGCGGGAAGATCGCGGCGCAGAGCGCCGACGCAGCGCTGCGCGCGGAGGTGCGCTGA
- a CDS encoding NAD(P)-dependent alcohol dehydrogenase — protein MRAVRLHEIDRERGPQLFRVEQVDDPQPGRGETLVKIRRAAFNRRDVFISQGLYPGIQLPCIPGSDGAGTVVVHGEGVNGPPAGTRVVIDPTLGWGPDQRVWRRSGQVLGMPHQGTFAEYIAVPAENVHPAPPSLSDDEAAAIPLAGVTAYRALVYRGGCTKDDVVLITGIGGGVQTFVLLFAKKIGAKVIVTSSSDEKLERAKAMGADVAINYKANEKWEKEVAAVDGGPSLVVDSAGGDTLAKALNVTRYGGRVVIYGGTQGDAKIRPFSVFWKQLDVMGSSMGSPRDFTDMLAMFDGSIKPAIDRVYPIDEVAAAAESVDKGAQFGKVLLAVSG, from the coding sequence ATGCGAGCCGTCCGCCTCCACGAGATCGACCGCGAGCGCGGTCCCCAGCTCTTCCGCGTCGAGCAGGTCGACGATCCGCAGCCCGGCCGCGGCGAGACGCTCGTGAAGATCCGGCGCGCGGCCTTCAACCGCCGCGACGTCTTCATCAGCCAGGGACTCTACCCCGGGATCCAGCTTCCGTGCATTCCGGGCTCCGACGGCGCCGGCACCGTCGTGGTGCACGGCGAGGGTGTGAACGGGCCGCCGGCCGGGACGCGGGTGGTGATCGATCCGACGCTGGGCTGGGGCCCCGACCAGCGCGTCTGGCGGCGCAGTGGGCAGGTCCTCGGCATGCCGCATCAGGGCACGTTCGCGGAGTACATCGCCGTGCCGGCCGAAAACGTGCACCCCGCGCCGCCCTCGTTGAGCGACGACGAAGCGGCGGCGATCCCGCTCGCCGGCGTGACCGCGTACCGCGCGCTCGTCTACCGCGGAGGCTGCACGAAGGACGACGTCGTGTTGATCACCGGCATCGGCGGCGGCGTGCAAACGTTCGTGCTGCTGTTCGCGAAGAAGATCGGCGCGAAGGTGATCGTCACCTCGTCGAGCGACGAGAAGCTCGAGCGCGCGAAAGCAATGGGCGCCGACGTGGCGATCAACTACAAGGCCAACGAGAAGTGGGAGAAGGAGGTCGCCGCGGTCGACGGCGGCCCGAGCCTGGTCGTCGACTCCGCCGGCGGCGACACGCTCGCAAAGGCGCTGAACGTCACCCGCTACGGCGGCCGCGTCGTGATCTACGGCGGCACGCAAGGCGACGCGAAAATCCGCCCGTTCTCGGTCTTCTGGAAGCAGCTCGACGTAATGGGCTCCTCGATGGGCTCGCCGCGAGACTTCACCGACATGCTGGCGATGTTCGATGGATCGATTAAGCCGGCGATCGACCGCGTCTATCCGATCGATGAAGTAGCCGCAGCGGCCGAATCGGTGGACAAGGGCGCGCAGTTCGGGAAGGTGCTGCTCGCGGTGAGCGGTTGA
- a CDS encoding ABC transporter ATP-binding protein: MMDRGAVVLSVRGLRRRFGSVEAVAGIDLDVARGEVVALLGPNGAGKTTTLACIGALLSPSAGAISVAGATKRTERERRVAYVPELPVVYDDLTPAEHLRFVAAARRLTDADATVSQALERTGLSALRDRPAGTLSKGNRQRLCLAGALLARADLVLLDEPSAGLDPAAQHALVGLVRDLAASGAGVVVSTHALATAFEAADRIMVLVAGRIVLDEPVARFATLEALRTAYLGVAA; this comes from the coding sequence GTGATGGATCGCGGTGCGGTCGTGCTCTCGGTGCGCGGGTTGAGGCGGCGATTCGGGAGCGTCGAAGCGGTCGCCGGCATCGACCTTGACGTCGCGCGCGGCGAAGTGGTCGCATTGCTGGGCCCGAACGGGGCGGGAAAGACGACGACCCTCGCGTGCATCGGCGCGCTCCTCTCACCGAGCGCCGGGGCCATTTCCGTCGCTGGCGCGACGAAACGCACCGAGCGGGAACGGCGCGTGGCGTACGTCCCCGAGCTGCCGGTCGTGTACGACGACCTTACTCCGGCGGAGCACTTGCGATTCGTTGCGGCCGCACGCCGGCTGACCGACGCCGACGCGACGGTGTCGCAGGCGCTCGAGCGCACCGGGTTGAGCGCGTTGCGCGACCGGCCGGCAGGGACGCTGTCGAAGGGAAACCGCCAGCGCTTGTGTTTGGCGGGCGCGCTGCTTGCGCGCGCCGACCTCGTGCTGCTCGATGAGCCGAGCGCGGGACTCGATCCGGCGGCGCAGCATGCGCTGGTCGGGCTCGTGCGCGATCTCGCTGCCAGCGGCGCCGGGGTCGTCGTCAGCACGCACGCGCTGGCGACGGCGTTCGAAGCGGCGGATCGCATCATGGTGCTCGTCGCGGGACGCATCGTGCTCGACGAGCCGGTGGCGCGCTTTGCGACGCTCGAAGCGCTGCGCACGGCGTATCTCGGCGTCGCCGCATGA
- a CDS encoding MBL fold metallo-hydrolase: MVTHAPALLSARVTRLRANNPSPMTLDGTNGYVVRVGPKRLVAIDPGPVDDAQRDAFLAASRERDSSYAAILVTHGHPDHFPGAAPLAVATGAPVLAHPEAKFPHDRELADGERLSFEDASFTVLHAPGHARDHLVFVLDDERALFTGDVVIGNSYVVVAPPGGEMRTYQRTLRRLREEYGNASAIYGGHGPEMRDVRAKLEEYIAHREQRERQIVDALATGPTTIPQLVERIYAGVDKRLWPAAGRQILAYLLAFEHEGRVRSKAVEREATAQEAAILNPDLSKLDRNLGADVIRAELGFEVAEPLLRYALA; this comes from the coding sequence GTGGTGACGCACGCGCCGGCCTTGCTGAGCGCGCGCGTGACGCGGCTACGCGCGAACAATCCCTCGCCGATGACGCTCGACGGCACCAACGGTTACGTCGTGCGCGTCGGCCCGAAAAGGCTGGTCGCGATCGATCCGGGTCCGGTCGACGACGCGCAGCGCGACGCCTTTCTCGCCGCGTCGCGCGAGCGCGATTCTTCGTACGCGGCGATTCTAGTGACGCACGGGCATCCCGATCATTTTCCCGGCGCAGCGCCGCTCGCCGTAGCGACCGGCGCGCCCGTGCTCGCGCATCCGGAGGCGAAGTTTCCGCATGACCGCGAGCTGGCGGACGGCGAGCGGCTCTCGTTCGAGGACGCGTCGTTCACTGTGCTGCACGCGCCGGGCCACGCGCGCGATCATCTCGTCTTCGTGCTCGACGACGAGCGCGCGCTCTTCACCGGCGACGTCGTGATCGGGAACAGTTACGTCGTCGTCGCACCGCCCGGCGGCGAGATGCGGACCTACCAGCGCACGCTGCGGCGCCTGCGCGAGGAGTACGGCAACGCGAGCGCGATCTACGGCGGCCACGGCCCGGAGATGCGCGACGTGCGCGCCAAGCTGGAGGAGTACATCGCGCACCGCGAGCAACGTGAGCGCCAAATCGTCGACGCGCTCGCCACCGGCCCGACGACGATCCCGCAGCTCGTCGAACGAATCTACGCCGGCGTCGACAAGCGACTCTGGCCCGCGGCCGGACGGCAAATCCTCGCATACCTGCTCGCGTTCGAGCACGAAGGCCGCGTCCGAAGCAAAGCGGTTGAACGCGAAGCGACCGCCCAGGAAGCGGCGATTCTCAACCCCGACCTCTCGAAGCTCGACCGCAACCTCGGCGCCGACGTGATCCGCGCAGAGCTCGGCTTCGAAGTCGCCGAGCCACTGCTGCGTTACGCACTCGCGTGA
- a CDS encoding RpiB/LacA/LacB family sugar-phosphate isomerase — protein MRCAIGADDVGPLTDALLAELEKRGAAVTTFGAVHDPNDKEWASIGRAVGEEVAAGRADLGIVCCWTGTGISIAANKVHGVRAALCADALTAEGARKWNDANVLALSLRATSAAVGLEILDAFMSTAASEDPSDRRSIAALE, from the coding sequence ATGCGCTGTGCGATCGGAGCCGACGACGTCGGCCCGCTGACCGATGCCCTGCTGGCCGAGCTGGAAAAGCGCGGTGCCGCGGTCACCACGTTCGGCGCCGTGCACGATCCGAACGACAAAGAATGGGCGTCGATCGGGCGCGCCGTCGGCGAGGAGGTGGCGGCCGGCCGTGCCGACCTCGGCATCGTGTGCTGCTGGACGGGGACCGGAATCTCGATCGCCGCGAACAAAGTGCACGGCGTGCGCGCGGCGCTGTGCGCCGACGCGCTCACCGCGGAAGGCGCGCGCAAGTGGAACGACGCGAACGTGCTCGCGCTCAGCTTGCGCGCGACGAGCGCTGCGGTCGGCCTCGAGATCCTCGACGCGTTCATGTCGACCGCCGCAAGCGAGGACCCGTCCGACCGCCGTTCGATCGCCGCGCTCGAGTAG
- a CDS encoding TVP38/TMEM64 family protein translates to MSSRLARILRRLEAVGILLASFVLAAVVVSHRPWVEQVLAQLGPFAMPLAVLVFAVVASAPFSVTDALAVMNGVLFGPVWGSVVNAIGLVLAAVIGYVVALRTSSAFDVRKNVERLPSWARHFKIGSPMFLIAVRIIPGLGGTIATQTAAALRVPIFRQIYTMCAVAIPICTVLAVFGNAASDYVDAHIVEPTQAFAERHHIHIRRRHSHRAAEQMLQTLPTLAP, encoded by the coding sequence GTGAGCTCTCGTCTGGCCCGAATCTTGCGCCGCTTGGAGGCGGTCGGTATCCTGCTCGCATCGTTCGTGCTCGCGGCCGTGGTCGTTTCCCACCGTCCGTGGGTTGAGCAAGTGCTCGCTCAGCTTGGCCCTTTCGCGATGCCGCTCGCCGTCCTCGTGTTCGCGGTCGTCGCTTCGGCGCCGTTCTCCGTCACCGATGCGCTGGCGGTCATGAACGGCGTGCTGTTCGGCCCGGTGTGGGGCTCGGTCGTGAACGCGATCGGGCTGGTGCTTGCCGCGGTGATCGGGTACGTCGTCGCGCTGCGCACCTCCAGCGCGTTCGACGTGCGGAAAAACGTCGAGCGGCTGCCGTCCTGGGCGCGCCATTTCAAGATCGGCTCGCCGATGTTCTTGATCGCCGTGCGCATCATTCCGGGGCTCGGCGGCACGATCGCGACGCAGACCGCCGCCGCGCTGCGCGTCCCGATCTTCCGCCAAATCTACACGATGTGCGCCGTCGCCATCCCGATCTGCACCGTGCTGGCCGTCTTCGGGAACGCGGCCTCCGACTACGTCGATGCGCACATCGTCGAACCGACTCAAGCCTTCGCGGAGAGACATCACATTCATATCCGACGCCGCCACAGCCACCGCGCCGCGGAACAGATGCTGCAAACGCTGCCGACGCTCGCGCCGTGA
- a CDS encoding ribonuclease D: MNATPSSGLSVTLVDSPETLAATCARIARAPRVALDTEFHTEKSYTPHLMVVQLLFEDGVAVVDPLAVRDLRPLVDALAGARVVGHALSSDLRILADAFETLPRAVFDTQVAAAFVGYGLSISLLDLVRDLCGVTLRKSQTVSDWSTRPLTQKQVEYLVDDVKYLFPLEDRLRERLRARGRESWADEEMPALSELRTYRSDPRRLYLRVSGNARMNRRELGILNELAHLRDRYARERNIPLKYVLPDDVMVGLVQLRPKSVEELSQLRRIDAGTRRNLGERIVEAVRRGEAIPEDALPPRAPKPLGPQREALVATMAVLVSALAAENDLPTTLLLPRAALERIAREAPQTPEALGDLVNLTSWRRQLVVEPLWQLLAGESVLRVRGYGNGDPRTIFEPVAPAEPEASGEVSATG, encoded by the coding sequence GTGAACGCAACGCCGAGCTCCGGCCTGAGCGTCACGCTGGTCGATTCGCCCGAAACGCTCGCCGCGACGTGCGCTCGCATCGCGCGCGCGCCGCGCGTCGCGCTCGACACCGAGTTTCACACCGAAAAGTCGTACACGCCGCACCTCATGGTGGTGCAGCTGCTGTTCGAGGACGGCGTCGCGGTCGTCGACCCGCTCGCGGTGCGCGATCTGCGCCCGCTGGTCGACGCGCTCGCCGGCGCGCGCGTCGTCGGCCACGCGCTCAGCTCCGATCTGCGCATTCTTGCCGACGCGTTCGAGACGCTCCCGCGCGCGGTCTTCGACACCCAGGTCGCCGCGGCGTTCGTCGGCTACGGCCTCTCGATCTCGCTGCTCGACCTCGTGCGCGATCTGTGCGGCGTGACGCTGCGCAAGTCGCAGACCGTCAGCGACTGGAGCACGCGGCCGCTCACCCAGAAGCAGGTCGAATACCTGGTCGACGACGTGAAGTACCTCTTCCCGCTCGAAGACCGGTTGCGCGAGCGGCTGCGCGCGCGCGGGCGCGAGTCGTGGGCCGACGAGGAGATGCCCGCGCTCAGCGAGCTGCGCACCTACCGCAGCGATCCGCGGCGGCTCTACCTGCGCGTCTCGGGGAACGCGCGGATGAACCGGCGGGAGCTGGGGATCCTCAACGAGCTCGCGCACCTGCGCGACCGCTACGCGCGCGAGCGCAACATCCCGCTGAAGTACGTTCTCCCGGACGACGTGATGGTCGGGCTCGTGCAACTGCGGCCGAAGAGCGTCGAGGAGCTCTCGCAGCTGCGCCGCATCGACGCCGGGACGCGGCGCAACCTCGGCGAGCGGATCGTCGAAGCGGTCCGGCGGGGCGAAGCGATTCCCGAAGACGCCTTGCCGCCGCGCGCGCCCAAGCCGCTCGGCCCGCAGCGCGAGGCGCTCGTCGCGACGATGGCGGTGCTGGTCAGCGCGCTGGCCGCCGAGAACGATCTGCCGACGACGCTGCTCCTGCCGCGGGCCGCGCTCGAGCGGATCGCGCGCGAGGCCCCGCAGACTCCCGAGGCGCTCGGCGACCTCGTGAACCTGACCTCGTGGCGGCGCCAGCTCGTCGTCGAGCCGCTCTGGCAGCTGCTCGCCGGCGAGTCCGTTTTGCGCGTGCGCGGCTACGGCAACGGCGACCCGCGCACGATCTTCGAGCCCGTCGCCCCGGCCGAGCCGGAGGCTAGCGGTGAGGTGTCGGCGACGGGGTAG
- a CDS encoding winged helix-turn-helix transcriptional regulator, which produces MRVRRDDLRPALFGTATKDRILVRLALSENGLHVRELARQIDGSPNAVHRVVIALERAGVVVSRPVGTTRIVLLNRRWYGAVELRALLERLAHAYPEVGERARTFRERPRRIGKPL; this is translated from the coding sequence GTGCGGGTGCGGCGCGACGACTTGCGGCCGGCCCTGTTCGGCACCGCGACCAAGGACCGGATTCTCGTCCGGCTGGCGCTTTCGGAGAACGGCTTGCACGTGCGCGAGCTGGCGCGCCAGATCGACGGCAGCCCGAACGCGGTCCACCGCGTCGTGATCGCGCTCGAGCGCGCCGGCGTCGTCGTCTCGCGGCCGGTCGGGACGACGCGGATCGTGCTGCTGAACCGCCGCTGGTACGGCGCGGTCGAGCTGCGCGCGCTGCTCGAGCGGCTCGCGCACGCCTATCCGGAAGTCGGCGAGCGCGCGCGCACGTTTCGCGAGCGGCCGCGCCGGATCGGCAAGCCGCTCTGA
- the acnA gene encoding aconitate hydratase AcnA: MQQTHPNSFSARDTLRAPSAGSGKAREYTYFRLSALGERYDLATLPYSLKILLENLLRFEDGRSVTKDDVEALAAWQPGTPSTKEIAYRPARVLLQDFTGVPCVVDLAAMRDAIGELGGDPRKINPLQPVELVIDHSVQVDAWASPEAFEKNAELEFARNGERYAFLKWGQSSLDGFRAVPPDTGIVHQVNIEYLARVVFGAGGAGEQHPGGTALAYPDTVVGTDSHTTMANGLGVLAWGVGGIEAEAAMLGQPVTMLIPEVIGFKLTGKLREGVTATDLALQITQMLRKKGVVGKFVEFYGAGLSSLQVADRTVIGNMSPEYGSTVAIFPIDQLTLDYLRLTGRAQEQIELVEAYAKAQGMFRTDASADPRFTDTLALDLGDVTPNLAGPRRPQDRVPLKDVKTTFNAALEEWQNARNGNAKALERFEGEGGGTAVAAQPRTQVSDGAVVIAAITSCTNTSNPALLIGAGLLAKKAVEKGLKPAPWVKTSLAPGSKVVTDYLQKAGLTPYLDQLGFNLVGYGCTTCIGNSGPLGEDVAHAVAEHDMIVAAVLSGNRNFEGRIHPQVRANYLASPPLVVAYALAGRMDVDLTSEPLGRTATGEDVYLHDVWPSSEEINAAMAAALNEAMFRARYADVFAGDRRWSAMNVPAGERYAWDEQSEYVKRPPYFDGMPKQPAPLQDIRGARVLAMVGDSVTTDHISPAGNIAKSSPAAKYLMSKGVQPQDFNSYGARRGNHEVMVRGTFANIRLRNLLVPGTEGGVTRHLPTNEQMSIYDASEKYRADGTPLIVLAGKEYGSGSSRDWAAKGPYLLGIKAVIAESFERIHRSNLIGMGILPLQYVNGATRESLGLTGEETYAIEGVAAKLEPGMTVKVTAADANGAPKPFDALVRIDTPDEAEYYRHGGILQYVLRQLAV, from the coding sequence ATGCAGCAGACGCATCCGAACAGCTTCTCCGCGCGCGACACGCTGCGCGCTCCTTCGGCGGGCTCCGGAAAGGCGCGCGAGTACACGTACTTTCGGCTGAGCGCGCTCGGTGAGCGCTACGACCTCGCGACGCTGCCGTACTCGCTGAAGATCTTGCTCGAGAACCTGCTGCGCTTCGAAGACGGGCGTTCGGTGACGAAGGACGACGTCGAGGCGCTGGCAGCGTGGCAGCCCGGCACGCCGTCGACGAAAGAGATCGCGTACCGGCCGGCGCGCGTGCTGCTGCAAGACTTCACCGGCGTGCCGTGCGTCGTCGACCTCGCCGCGATGCGCGACGCGATCGGCGAGCTCGGCGGCGATCCGCGAAAGATCAACCCGCTGCAGCCGGTCGAGCTGGTCATCGACCATTCGGTGCAGGTCGACGCGTGGGCGTCGCCCGAGGCGTTCGAAAAGAACGCGGAGCTGGAATTCGCGCGCAACGGCGAGCGCTACGCGTTCCTGAAGTGGGGACAGTCCTCGCTCGACGGTTTCCGGGCCGTGCCGCCCGACACCGGGATCGTCCACCAGGTCAACATCGAGTATCTGGCGCGCGTCGTGTTCGGCGCCGGCGGCGCGGGCGAGCAGCATCCCGGCGGAACGGCGCTCGCGTACCCCGACACCGTCGTCGGGACCGACTCGCACACGACGATGGCGAACGGGCTCGGCGTGCTGGCCTGGGGCGTCGGCGGGATCGAGGCGGAAGCGGCGATGCTGGGCCAGCCGGTCACGATGCTGATCCCGGAGGTGATCGGGTTCAAGCTGACCGGAAAGCTGCGCGAAGGCGTCACCGCGACCGATCTCGCCCTGCAGATCACGCAGATGCTGCGCAAGAAGGGCGTCGTCGGCAAGTTCGTCGAGTTCTACGGCGCCGGCTTGTCTTCGCTGCAAGTCGCCGACCGCACCGTGATCGGCAACATGTCGCCGGAGTACGGTTCGACGGTCGCGATCTTCCCGATCGACCAACTGACGCTCGACTACCTGCGCTTGACCGGGCGCGCCCAAGAGCAGATCGAGTTGGTCGAAGCGTACGCGAAGGCGCAGGGGATGTTCCGCACCGACGCCTCGGCCGATCCGCGCTTCACCGACACGCTCGCGCTCGACCTCGGCGACGTCACCCCGAACCTCGCCGGCCCGCGGCGCCCGCAGGACCGCGTTCCGCTGAAGGACGTGAAGACGACGTTCAACGCCGCGCTCGAAGAATGGCAGAACGCGCGCAACGGCAACGCCAAAGCGCTCGAGCGCTTCGAAGGCGAAGGCGGCGGAACCGCGGTCGCCGCGCAGCCGCGCACGCAGGTCTCCGACGGCGCGGTGGTGATCGCGGCGATCACCTCGTGCACGAACACCTCGAACCCGGCGCTGCTGATCGGCGCCGGTCTGCTGGCGAAGAAGGCCGTCGAGAAAGGGCTCAAGCCTGCGCCGTGGGTGAAGACGTCATTGGCGCCGGGCTCAAAAGTCGTCACCGACTACCTGCAGAAGGCCGGCCTGACGCCGTACCTCGACCAGCTCGGGTTCAACTTGGTCGGCTACGGCTGCACGACGTGCATCGGGAACAGCGGCCCGCTCGGCGAGGACGTCGCACACGCGGTCGCCGAGCACGACATGATCGTCGCCGCGGTGCTCAGCGGCAACCGCAACTTCGAAGGCCGCATCCACCCGCAAGTGCGCGCCAACTATCTCGCCTCGCCGCCGCTCGTGGTCGCCTACGCGCTCGCCGGCCGGATGGACGTCGACTTGACGAGCGAGCCGCTGGGCCGCACCGCGACCGGCGAAGACGTGTACCTGCACGACGTTTGGCCCAGCAGCGAGGAGATCAACGCGGCGATGGCCGCGGCGCTGAACGAGGCGATGTTCCGCGCGCGCTACGCCGACGTGTTCGCGGGCGACCGGCGCTGGTCGGCGATGAACGTTCCCGCCGGCGAGCGCTACGCCTGGGACGAGCAATCCGAATACGTCAAGCGCCCGCCGTACTTCGACGGGATGCCGAAGCAGCCCGCGCCGCTCCAGGACATTCGCGGGGCGCGCGTGCTCGCGATGGTCGGGGACTCGGTGACGACCGACCACATCTCGCCGGCCGGCAACATCGCGAAGAGCTCGCCCGCCGCGAAGTACTTGATGTCGAAAGGCGTTCAGCCGCAGGACTTCAACTCGTACGGGGCCCGGCGCGGGAACCACGAGGTGATGGTCCGCGGCACGTTCGCGAACATCCGGCTGCGCAATCTGCTCGTCCCCGGCACCGAAGGCGGCGTGACGCGCCATCTTCCGACCAACGAGCAGATGTCCATCTACGACGCCAGCGAGAAGTACCGCGCCGACGGCACCCCGCTCATCGTGCTCGCAGGCAAGGAGTACGGCAGCGGCAGCTCGCGCGACTGGGCCGCAAAAGGCCCGTACCTGCTCGGAATCAAGGCGGTGATCGCCGAGTCGTTCGAGCGCATCCACCGCTCGAACCTGATCGGCATGGGCATTCTCCCGCTGCAGTACGTGAACGGCGCGACGCGCGAATCGCTCGGCCTCACCGGCGAAGAGACGTACGCGATCGAAGGCGTCGCCGCAAAGCTGGAGCCGGGCATGACCGTGAAAGTCACCGCCGCCGATGCGAACGGCGCGCCGAAACCGTTCGACGCCCTCGTCCGCATCGACACCCCGGACGAAGCCGAATACTACCGCCACGGCGGCATCCTGCAGTACGTCCTGCGGCAGCTTGCCGTGTGA